A region of Pseudomonas marginalis DNA encodes the following proteins:
- a CDS encoding SprT family zinc-dependent metalloprotease, producing MPEQLNTRVEDCFLQAESFFKRSFKRPQVSLKLRGQKAGVAHLHENLLRFNPQLYRENSQHFLKQTVAHEVAHLIAHQLFGERIQPHGEEWQLIMRGVYELPPDRCHTYAVKRRQVTRYIYRCPCADSDFPFSSQRHGMVAQGRRYLCRRCRQTLVFTGETRVE from the coding sequence ATGCCCGAGCAACTCAATACCCGCGTCGAAGATTGTTTCCTGCAAGCCGAATCCTTTTTCAAACGAAGCTTCAAACGCCCCCAGGTCAGCCTCAAGCTGCGGGGCCAGAAGGCCGGTGTCGCGCATTTGCACGAGAACCTGCTGCGCTTCAACCCACAGTTGTACCGAGAAAACAGCCAACACTTCCTGAAACAGACCGTGGCCCATGAGGTGGCGCACCTGATTGCCCACCAATTGTTCGGCGAACGCATCCAGCCCCATGGCGAGGAATGGCAACTGATCATGCGTGGGGTCTATGAACTGCCGCCGGACCGCTGCCACACCTATGCCGTGAAGCGTCGCCAGGTAACCCGCTATATTTATCGTTGCCCGTGTGCGGACAGTGACTTTCCGTTTTCGTCGCAACGCCATGGCATGGTGGCTCAGGGGCGGCGGTACCTGTGTCGGCGCTGTCGGCAGACATTGGTGTTTACCGGCGAAACCAGAGTGGAATAA
- a CDS encoding DUF2069 domain-containing protein: MARKPKVLPPQAWLEPRVKAARALSLLAFFALVGLLCGYYLFVADLHGARPWVILLIELVPLLVLAPGMIIGSARGHSWMCFAVNLYFIKGALAAYDPNRQWFGVLEMLASLAVFCTALLYVRWRHQLNRRLATP, from the coding sequence GTGGCCAGGAAGCCTAAGGTTCTACCGCCGCAAGCGTGGCTGGAGCCACGGGTCAAGGCGGCACGCGCGTTAAGCCTGCTGGCGTTTTTCGCCCTGGTGGGTTTGTTGTGCGGGTACTACCTGTTCGTCGCCGACCTGCACGGCGCACGCCCGTGGGTGATCCTGCTGATCGAACTGGTGCCGCTGCTGGTGCTGGCGCCGGGGATGATCATCGGCAGCGCGCGCGGGCATTCGTGGATGTGCTTTGCGGTGAACCTGTATTTCATCAAGGGCGCGCTGGCGGCGTATGACCCGAACCGGCAGTGGTTCGGGGTGCTGGAGATGCTGGCCAGCCTGGCGGTGTTTTGCACGGCGCTGCTGTATGTGCGCTGGCGGCACCAGTTGAACCGCCGGTTGGCCACACCCTAG
- the ttcA gene encoding tRNA 2-thiocytidine(32) synthetase TtcA translates to MGTLTVNQNKLQKRLRRLAGEAVADFNMIEDGDKVMVCLSGGKDSYTMLDVLLHLQKVAPIKFDIVAVNMDQKQPGFPEHVLPAYLEALGVEYHIVEKDTYSVVKELIPEGKTTCSLCSRLRRGTLYTFADEIGATKMALGHHRDDIVETFFLNMFFNGSLKAMPPKLRADDGRNVVIRPLAYCNEKDIQAYSDFKQFPIIPCNLCGSQENLQRQVVKDMLVDWERKTPGRTESIFRSLQNVQPSQLADRNLFDFTSLKIDESAAPRFVNVVNL, encoded by the coding sequence ATGGGCACTCTTACGGTCAACCAGAACAAACTGCAAAAACGCCTGCGCCGCCTGGCCGGTGAGGCAGTCGCCGATTTCAACATGATCGAGGACGGCGACAAGGTCATGGTCTGCCTCTCCGGCGGCAAAGACAGCTACACCATGCTCGACGTGCTGCTGCACCTGCAAAAGGTCGCGCCGATCAAGTTCGACATCGTTGCGGTCAATATGGACCAGAAACAACCGGGCTTCCCCGAGCACGTGCTGCCGGCCTACCTCGAGGCGCTGGGCGTCGAGTACCACATCGTCGAAAAAGACACCTATTCGGTGGTCAAGGAACTGATCCCTGAAGGCAAGACCACCTGCTCGCTATGCTCGCGCCTGCGCCGTGGCACGCTCTACACCTTTGCCGATGAGATCGGGGCGACCAAGATGGCCCTGGGTCACCACCGCGACGATATCGTCGAGACCTTCTTCCTCAATATGTTCTTCAACGGCTCGCTCAAGGCCATGCCGCCCAAGCTGCGTGCCGATGACGGGCGCAACGTGGTGATCCGCCCGCTGGCGTATTGCAACGAGAAGGACATCCAGGCCTATTCCGACTTCAAGCAATTCCCGATCATCCCGTGCAACCTGTGCGGCTCCCAGGAAAACCTGCAGCGCCAGGTGGTCAAGGACATGCTGGTGGATTGGGAGCGCAAGACCCCCGGGCGTACCGAAAGTATCTTCCGCAGCCTGCAGAACGTGCAGCCGTCGCAATTGGCCGACCGCAACCTGTTCGACTTCACCAGCCTTAAAATCGATGAGAGCGCCGCGCCGCGTTTCGTCAATGTTGTGAACCTCTGA
- the arsC gene encoding arsenate reductase (glutaredoxin) (This arsenate reductase requires both glutathione and glutaredoxin to convert arsenate to arsenite, after which the efflux transporter formed by ArsA and ArsB can extrude the arsenite from the cell, providing resistance.) produces MTDLTLYHNPRCSKSRGALELLEARGLAPTVVRYLENPLNAAQLKALLAKLGISARQLLRTGEDEYKALNLADASLSEAQLIAAIAEHPKLMERPILETANKAIIGRPPENVLEILP; encoded by the coding sequence ATGACCGATCTGACGCTTTATCACAACCCGCGCTGCTCGAAATCCCGCGGTGCGCTCGAACTGCTGGAAGCCCGAGGCCTCGCCCCCACCGTGGTGCGTTACCTGGAAAACCCGCTGAATGCCGCGCAATTGAAGGCACTGCTGGCCAAGCTGGGCATCAGCGCCCGCCAACTGCTGCGCACCGGCGAAGACGAATACAAGGCCCTCAACCTGGCCGACGCCAGCCTCAGCGAAGCGCAGTTGATCGCCGCGATCGCCGAACACCCCAAGCTGATGGAACGCCCGATCCTGGAAACCGCCAATAAAGCCATCATTGGCCGTCCGCCAGAGAACGTGCTGGAGATCCTGCCGTGA
- a CDS encoding META domain-containing protein, with amino-acid sequence MKGLLLLAAVGAALSGCAGDAAKLKQDHSYVVEWIGERPLMDYAHLTVTLGADGRAYGNGGCNHWFAPYTLEGDKLSFGKLGSTRKLCAEALMEQEQRFFQALQGVQRWDISPIEQTRFWPTEGKPIRLWLEEG; translated from the coding sequence ATGAAAGGCCTGCTTCTGCTCGCCGCCGTCGGTGCGGCCCTGAGTGGCTGCGCCGGTGACGCGGCCAAGCTCAAGCAGGATCACAGCTACGTGGTGGAGTGGATTGGTGAGCGGCCGTTGATGGATTACGCACACCTGACCGTCACCCTCGGCGCCGATGGGCGTGCCTACGGCAACGGCGGTTGCAACCACTGGTTCGCGCCGTACACCCTTGAGGGCGACAAACTCAGCTTCGGCAAGCTCGGCAGCACCCGCAAGCTCTGCGCCGAGGCCCTGATGGAGCAGGAACAGCGCTTCTTCCAGGCCCTGCAAGGCGTACAGCGCTGGGACATCTCGCCGATCGAGCAGACCCGCTTCTGGCCGACCGAAGGCAAGCCGATTCGCCTGTGGCTCGAAGAGGGCTGA
- a CDS encoding DNA-3-methyladenine glycosylase I: protein MRDYKWLHEYCLNRFGSAAELDAHLPVPKTPAQLRKISDDRYLSTLALRVFRAGLKHSVVDAKWPAFEQVFFGFDPEKVVLMGAEHLERLMQDTRIIRHLGKLKSVPRNAQMILDIEQEKGSFGAFIADWPVTDIVGLWKYLSKHGHQLGGLSAPRFLRMVGKDTFVPSDDVVAALNAQKIVDKAPTSLRDLATVQAAFNQWHAESGRPMCQLSMMLAYTVNH, encoded by the coding sequence ATGCGCGATTACAAGTGGCTGCACGAATATTGTCTGAACCGCTTCGGTTCAGCGGCCGAGCTGGACGCCCACCTGCCGGTGCCCAAGACTCCGGCGCAGTTGCGCAAGATCAGTGATGATCGCTACCTGTCGACCTTGGCGCTGCGCGTGTTTCGCGCCGGCTTGAAACACAGCGTGGTGGATGCCAAGTGGCCGGCGTTCGAGCAAGTGTTCTTTGGCTTCGACCCGGAAAAAGTCGTGCTGATGGGCGCTGAGCATCTGGAGCGGCTGATGCAGGACACGCGCATCATCCGTCACCTGGGCAAGCTCAAGAGTGTGCCGCGCAATGCGCAGATGATCCTGGACATCGAGCAGGAAAAAGGCAGCTTCGGCGCATTTATCGCCGACTGGCCGGTGACCGATATCGTTGGGTTATGGAAATACCTGAGCAAGCACGGTCATCAGTTGGGCGGGCTGTCGGCCCCGCGCTTTTTGCGGATGGTGGGCAAGGATACCTTTGTGCCGAGCGATGACGTGGTCGCGGCATTGAATGCGCAGAAGATTGTCGACAAGGCACCCACCAGCCTGCGCGACCTGGCCACGGTGCAGGCTGCGTTCAACCAGTGGCATGCCGAGAGTGGGCGGCCGATGTGCCAGCTGTCGATGATGCTGGCCTATACGGTGAATCACTGA
- a CDS encoding response regulator: protein MLKRMGIKGRVLLLTLLPTSLMALLLGGYFTWMQLSELQAQLLQRGEMIAEQLAPLVAPAMGSRNTDLLERIATQSLEQTDVRTVAFLAPDRTPLAHAGPTMLNQPPVGNSSHLLQRTGNDATRYLLPVFGRHRNLAGDLIPDEADRLLGWVEVELSHNGMLLRGYRSLFASLLLIAIGLICTAALALRISRTINAPIGLIKQAVAQLKDGNLETRLPPLGSQELDQLASGINRMAETLQNAREELQHSIDQATEDVRQNLETIEIQNIELDLARKEALEASRIKSEFLANMSHEIRTPLNGILGFTHLLQKSELTPRQLDYLGTIEKSADNLLGIINEILDFSKIEAGKLVLDSIPFNLRDLLQDTLTILAPAAHAKQLELVSLVYRDTPLALVGDPLRLKQILTNLISNAIKFTREGTIVARAMIEDEQEDSVQLRISVQDTGIGLSSQDVRALFQAFSQADNSLSRQPGGTGLGLVISKRLIEQMGGEIGVDSTPGEGSEFWISLNLPKTRDDVEDLPCAPLLGHRVAVLENHDLARQALQHQLEDCGLEVTPFNTLESLTNGITSAHQTEQAIDLAVLGVTANDIPPERLNQHLWDLEHLGCKVLVLCPTTEQMLFNESVPNPNSQLQAKPACTRKLRRALSDLISPRPSRSEPGEPLSSRAPRVLCVDDNPANLLLVQTLLEDMGAQVRAVESGYAAVDAVKQDTFDLVLMDVQMPGMDGRQSTEAIRQWESERHGTPLPVVALTAHAMANEKRALLQSGMDDYLTKPISERQLAQVVLKWTGLALRNQVPERAVEGLGPGVQLPVLDHEEGLRLAAGKMDLAADMLAMLLASLEADRQAIHVAREAKDNLALIERVHRLHGATRYCGVPQLRAACQRAETLLKQDDAKAMTALDELDMAIARLASEARVSA from the coding sequence GTGCTTAAAAGAATGGGGATAAAAGGCCGCGTACTGTTGCTGACCTTATTACCGACCAGCCTGATGGCCTTGTTGTTGGGAGGGTACTTCACCTGGATGCAGCTCTCGGAGTTGCAGGCCCAACTGCTGCAACGCGGCGAAATGATCGCCGAGCAGCTGGCGCCCCTGGTGGCTCCGGCCATGGGCAGCAGGAATACCGACCTGCTGGAGCGTATCGCCACCCAATCCCTGGAACAGACGGACGTACGCACCGTGGCGTTCCTCGCGCCGGACCGCACGCCCCTGGCCCACGCCGGCCCGACCATGCTCAACCAGCCGCCGGTGGGTAACAGTTCCCACCTGCTGCAGCGCACCGGCAACGACGCCACGCGCTACCTGCTGCCGGTGTTTGGTCGCCATCGCAACCTGGCGGGCGATTTGATCCCCGATGAAGCCGATCGCCTGCTCGGCTGGGTCGAGGTGGAGTTGTCGCACAACGGTATGTTGCTGCGCGGCTATCGCAGCCTGTTCGCCAGCCTGCTGCTGATTGCCATCGGCCTGATCTGCACCGCAGCCCTGGCCTTGCGCATCAGCCGTACGATCAACGCGCCGATTGGCCTGATCAAGCAAGCGGTGGCCCAACTCAAGGACGGCAACCTGGAAACCCGCCTGCCACCCTTGGGCAGCCAGGAGCTGGATCAACTCGCATCGGGCATCAACCGCATGGCCGAAACCCTGCAAAACGCCCGGGAAGAATTGCAGCACAGCATCGACCAGGCCACCGAAGACGTGCGCCAGAACCTGGAAACCATCGAGATCCAGAACATCGAGCTGGACCTGGCGCGCAAGGAGGCCCTGGAGGCCAGCCGCATCAAGTCCGAGTTCCTGGCGAACATGAGCCATGAAATCCGTACGCCGCTCAACGGCATACTCGGCTTTACCCACCTGCTGCAAAAAAGCGAGCTGACCCCGCGCCAGCTGGACTACCTGGGCACCATCGAAAAATCCGCCGACAACCTGCTGGGCATCATCAACGAGATCCTCGATTTCTCGAAGATCGAGGCCGGCAAGCTGGTGCTCGACAGCATCCCGTTCAACCTGCGGGATCTGCTGCAAGACACCCTCACCATCCTCGCCCCCGCCGCCCATGCCAAGCAGCTGGAACTGGTCAGCCTGGTGTACCGCGACACGCCGCTGGCGCTGGTGGGCGACCCGCTGCGGCTCAAGCAGATCCTGACCAACCTGATCAGCAATGCGATCAAGTTCACCCGCGAAGGCACCATCGTGGCCCGGGCGATGATCGAGGACGAGCAGGAAGACAGCGTGCAACTGCGCATCAGCGTGCAGGACACCGGCATCGGCCTGTCCAGCCAGGACGTGCGGGCGTTGTTCCAGGCGTTCAGCCAGGCCGACAATTCACTGTCGCGCCAGCCCGGCGGCACGGGGCTTGGCCTGGTGATATCCAAGCGCCTGATCGAACAAATGGGCGGTGAAATCGGCGTCGACAGCACGCCGGGCGAAGGCTCTGAATTCTGGATCAGCCTGAACCTGCCCAAGACCCGCGACGACGTCGAAGACCTGCCCTGCGCGCCGTTGTTGGGCCATCGTGTAGCGGTGCTGGAAAACCACGACCTGGCGCGCCAGGCCCTGCAGCACCAATTGGAAGACTGTGGCCTGGAAGTCACGCCGTTCAATACCCTGGAAAGCCTGACCAACGGCATCACCAGCGCTCACCAGACCGAGCAGGCCATCGACCTCGCGGTACTCGGCGTGACCGCCAACGATATTCCGCCCGAGCGCCTCAACCAGCACCTGTGGGACCTCGAACACCTGGGTTGCAAAGTGCTGGTGTTGTGCCCCACCACCGAACAGATGCTGTTCAACGAGTCGGTACCCAACCCCAACAGCCAGTTGCAGGCCAAGCCGGCGTGTACCCGCAAGCTGCGCCGTGCCTTGTCCGACCTGATCAGCCCGCGGCCCTCCCGCAGTGAACCGGGCGAGCCGTTGTCCAGCCGTGCGCCGCGTGTGCTGTGTGTCGACGACAACCCGGCAAACCTGCTGTTGGTGCAAACCCTGCTGGAAGACATGGGCGCGCAGGTCCGGGCAGTGGAAAGCGGCTACGCGGCGGTCGACGCGGTGAAACAGGACACCTTCGACCTGGTGCTGATGGACGTGCAGATGCCGGGCATGGACGGACGCCAGAGCACCGAGGCGATCCGCCAGTGGGAAAGCGAGCGCCATGGCACGCCCTTGCCGGTGGTCGCCCTCACCGCCCACGCCATGGCCAACGAAAAGCGCGCCCTGCTGCAAAGTGGTATGGACGACTACCTGACCAAACCCATCAGCGAACGGCAACTGGCCCAGGTGGTGCTGAAATGGACCGGCCTGGCCCTGCGCAACCAGGTGCCGGAGCGCGCCGTCGAAGGCCTGGGCCCCGGGGTGCAATTGCCGGTGCTGGACCACGAGGAAGGCCTGCGCCTGGCCGCCGGCAAGATGGACCTGGCGGCCGACATGCTGGCCATGCTGCTGGCCTCCCTGGAAGCCGATCGCCAGGCCATTCACGTCGCCCGCGAGGCCAAGGACAACCTGGCCCTGATCGAACGCGTCCACCGTCTGCACGGCGCCACCCGCTACTGTGGCGTGCCGCAACTGCGCGCCGCCTGCCAGCGCGCCGAAACCCTGCTCAAGCAGGACGACGCCAAGGCCATGACCGCGCTGGACGAGCTGGACATGGCCATTGCACGGCTGGCCAGTGAAGCGCGGGTCAGCGCCTGA
- the wrbA gene encoding NAD(P)H:quinone oxidoreductase — protein sequence MTAPYVLVLYYSRNGSVSEMARQIARGIEQGGMEARLRTVPAISTECEAVAPSIPDEGALYASLDDLKNCSGLALGSPTRFGNMAAPLKYFLDGTSNLWLTGALVGKPAGVFTSTASLHGGQETTLMSMLLPLLHHGMLITGLPYSEQALLDTQGGGTPYGASHHAGPDGKRLLDPHEITLCRALGLRLAKTATLLENGRGQEA from the coding sequence GTGACTGCGCCGTATGTGCTGGTGTTGTATTACAGCCGCAATGGCTCGGTGAGCGAAATGGCTCGGCAGATTGCCCGTGGCATCGAGCAAGGCGGGATGGAAGCGCGGCTGCGCACCGTACCGGCGATCTCCACCGAATGCGAAGCCGTGGCGCCGAGCATCCCGGACGAAGGCGCGCTGTACGCCAGCCTCGATGACTTGAAAAACTGCTCGGGCCTGGCCCTGGGCAGCCCGACGCGCTTCGGCAACATGGCCGCGCCGCTCAAGTACTTCCTCGACGGCACCAGCAACCTGTGGCTCACCGGTGCGTTGGTCGGCAAGCCGGCCGGGGTGTTCACCTCCACCGCCAGCCTGCATGGCGGCCAGGAAACCACGCTGATGTCGATGCTGCTGCCGCTGCTGCACCACGGCATGCTGATCACTGGCCTGCCCTACAGCGAACAGGCGCTGCTCGACACCCAGGGCGGCGGCACGCCGTATGGCGCCAGCCACCATGCCGGGCCGGATGGCAAGCGCCTGCTCGACCCGCATGAAATCACCCTGTGCCGGGCCCTGGGCCTGCGCCTGGCCAAGACCGCCACGCTGCTGGAGAACGGCCGTGGCCAGGAAGCCTAA
- a CDS encoding TlpA disulfide reductase family protein, whose amino-acid sequence MTRRLIGALAIITTLLLSGCGNDYGVDQYGQKVAAERLDKQWLVVNYWAEWCGPCRTEIPELNALAEQLKGQGVGVFGVNFDNVQGAELKEASDKLGIKFTVLAQNPDGIFEIPRSEALPVTYIIDDKGKVREQLMGEQTAEGVLAKLKALRG is encoded by the coding sequence ATGACAAGGCGACTGATCGGTGCATTGGCGATCATTACAACCCTGCTGCTCAGCGGCTGCGGCAATGACTACGGCGTTGACCAGTACGGCCAGAAGGTCGCGGCCGAGCGCCTGGACAAACAGTGGCTGGTGGTCAACTACTGGGCGGAATGGTGTGGCCCATGCCGTACGGAAATCCCCGAACTCAACGCCCTGGCGGAACAGTTGAAGGGGCAGGGCGTGGGGGTGTTCGGGGTTAACTTCGACAATGTGCAGGGTGCAGAGCTGAAAGAGGCCAGCGACAAACTGGGGATCAAGTTCACCGTGCTGGCACAGAACCCGGACGGGATCTTCGAGATTCCGCGCAGCGAAGCGTTGCCGGTGACCTATATCATTGATGACAAGGGCAAGGTGCGCGAGCAGTTGATGGGTGAGCAGACGGCGGAAGGGGTGTTGGCCAAGCTCAAGGCCTTGCGCGGCTAG
- a CDS encoding CaiB/BaiF CoA transferase family protein, giving the protein MSGPLASLKVLDFSTLLPGPFASLMLADMGAEVLRIESPTRIDLLRVLPPHDQGTSASHAYLNRNKRSLALDLKQAQALEIVRELVKDYDIVLEQFRPGVMERLGLGYEALKAINPRLIYVSITGYGQTGPYKDRAGHDINYLALAGVASYTGRRDSGPLPLGVQLADVGGGSLHAVVGLLAAVIARQQSGVGQYLDVSMTDCSFSLNAMAGAGYLACGVEPEREGHVLNGGSFYDYYRSRDGRWMSVGSLEPAFMQQLCEALGRPELAAQGLKPEQQPALKQALQVEFEKRSFQQLCELFAGVDACVEPVLTLSEAVAHPQLKARALVSQVPRGDGSSQAQIACPLKFSEGLPAPRHIGVAVGAHSDEVLAELGLSPQRISELRSSKVIM; this is encoded by the coding sequence ATGTCAGGTCCCTTGGCGTCCCTCAAAGTGCTGGATTTTTCCACCTTACTGCCCGGCCCGTTTGCTTCCTTGATGCTGGCGGACATGGGCGCGGAGGTACTGCGTATCGAGTCCCCCACGCGCATCGACCTGCTGCGGGTGCTGCCGCCCCATGACCAGGGGACTTCCGCCAGCCATGCCTATCTCAACCGCAACAAACGCAGTCTGGCGCTGGATTTGAAGCAGGCCCAGGCGCTGGAGATCGTGCGCGAACTGGTCAAGGACTACGACATTGTCCTCGAACAATTCCGCCCCGGCGTGATGGAACGCCTGGGTCTGGGGTACGAGGCGCTGAAGGCGATCAACCCGCGGCTGATTTATGTGTCGATCACCGGGTATGGCCAGACCGGGCCCTATAAGGACCGCGCCGGGCATGACATCAACTACCTGGCGCTGGCCGGGGTCGCCAGTTACACCGGGCGCCGGGACAGCGGGCCACTGCCCTTGGGCGTGCAGTTGGCGGACGTGGGCGGCGGTTCGCTGCATGCGGTGGTGGGGCTGCTGGCGGCCGTTATCGCCCGGCAGCAGAGCGGGGTCGGCCAATACCTGGATGTCAGCATGACCGATTGCTCGTTCAGCCTGAACGCCATGGCCGGCGCGGGTTACCTGGCGTGTGGTGTGGAGCCTGAGCGGGAGGGCCATGTGCTCAATGGCGGGAGTTTCTACGATTACTACCGCTCCCGAGATGGGCGCTGGATGTCGGTCGGCAGCCTGGAACCGGCTTTCATGCAGCAGTTGTGTGAAGCGTTGGGCCGCCCGGAGTTGGCCGCGCAGGGCTTGAAGCCTGAGCAGCAGCCGGCGCTTAAGCAGGCCTTGCAGGTGGAGTTCGAGAAGCGCAGTTTCCAGCAATTGTGCGAGCTGTTTGCCGGGGTGGATGCCTGCGTGGAGCCGGTGCTGACGCTCAGCGAAGCCGTGGCCCATCCGCAGTTGAAGGCGCGGGCGCTGGTCAGCCAGGTGCCCAGGGGTGATGGCTCTAGCCAGGCGCAGATAGCCTGCCCGTTGAAGTTTTCGGAAGGGTTGCCAGCGCCCCGGCACATTGGCGTCGCCGTGGGTGCGCACAGTGATGAAGTGTTGGCGGAGCTGGGCTTGAGCCCCCAGCGCATCAGCGAGCTGCGCAGCTCCAAGGTGATTATGTAG
- a CDS encoding 2-hydroxyacid dehydrogenase — protein sequence MRVILFSSQTYDRDSFLGEPLPRGLELQFQPARLNLDTVALAEHHEVVCAFINDDLSAPVLEHLAKGGTRLIALRSAGYNHVDLPAAKRLGLTIVRVPAYSPHAIAEHAVALILALNRRLHRAYNRTRDGDFSLHGLTGFDLVGKTVGVVGTGQIGATFAKIMAGFGCRLLAYDPFPTPQVQALGADYVSLPELLAQAQIISLHCPLTADSKHLINARSLARMQPGAMLINTGRGGLVDTPALIEALKDGQLGYLGLDVYEEEAQLFFEDRSDLPLQDDVLARLLTFPNVIVTAHQAFLTREALAAIAGTTLANIAAWADGRAQNLVEG from the coding sequence ATGCGCGTGATTCTTTTCAGCAGCCAGACCTACGACCGCGACAGTTTCCTCGGCGAACCCTTGCCGCGCGGCCTGGAACTGCAATTCCAACCCGCCCGGCTCAACCTCGACACCGTCGCCCTGGCCGAACACCACGAGGTAGTCTGCGCCTTTATCAACGATGACCTCAGCGCCCCGGTGCTGGAACACCTGGCCAAGGGCGGCACGCGGTTGATCGCGTTGCGTTCGGCCGGCTACAACCATGTGGACCTGCCTGCCGCCAAACGTCTGGGCCTGACCATCGTGCGCGTCCCGGCCTATTCGCCCCATGCGATCGCCGAACACGCGGTGGCCCTGATCCTCGCCCTCAACCGCCGCCTGCATCGCGCCTACAACCGCACCCGCGACGGCGATTTCAGCCTGCATGGCCTCACCGGCTTCGACCTGGTGGGCAAGACCGTCGGCGTGGTCGGCACCGGCCAGATCGGCGCCACGTTCGCCAAGATCATGGCGGGCTTCGGTTGCCGGCTGCTCGCCTACGACCCGTTCCCCACCCCCCAGGTCCAGGCCCTCGGCGCTGACTATGTGAGCCTGCCGGAGCTCTTGGCCCAGGCCCAGATCATCAGCCTGCACTGCCCGCTGACCGCCGACAGCAAGCACCTGATCAATGCACGCTCCCTGGCGCGGATGCAACCCGGCGCCATGTTGATCAACACCGGTCGCGGTGGCCTGGTCGACACGCCAGCGCTGATCGAAGCACTCAAGGACGGCCAGCTCGGCTACCTGGGGCTGGATGTGTACGAGGAGGAAGCCCAGCTGTTTTTCGAGGACCGCTCCGACCTGCCCCTGCAGGACGACGTGCTCGCGCGCCTGCTGACCTTCCCCAACGTGATCGTCACCGCACACCAGGCGTTCCTTACCCGCGAAGCCCTGGCGGCGATTGCCGGCACCACATTGGCCAATATTGCGGCATGGGCCGATGGCCGGGCGCAGAACCTCGTCGAAGGATGA
- the tusD gene encoding sulfurtransferase complex subunit TusD gives MKFAIAVFSAAHAPSSRRALLFAQAALAGGHEIVRLFFYQDGVYGASNNIVAPQDEQDIARQWRELVNVHQLDGVVCIAAALRRGVLNAEEATRYQRSAANLDAPWALSGLGQLHDAAQAADRLICFGGP, from the coding sequence ATGAAGTTTGCGATTGCAGTGTTTTCCGCCGCCCATGCGCCCTCCTCGCGCCGCGCCCTGCTGTTTGCACAGGCGGCGTTGGCCGGCGGGCATGAGATTGTGCGGCTGTTTTTCTATCAGGACGGCGTCTACGGCGCCTCCAATAACATCGTTGCACCCCAGGATGAGCAGGACATCGCCCGCCAATGGCGCGAGTTGGTCAATGTGCATCAACTCGACGGCGTGGTGTGCATCGCTGCCGCCTTGCGTCGTGGCGTGCTTAATGCCGAGGAAGCCACGCGCTATCAACGCAGCGCGGCCAACCTGGATGCGCCCTGGGCATTGTCGGGCCTGGGGCAATTGCACGACGCCGCCCAGGCTGCCGACCGCCTGATCTGTTTTGGAGGGCCGTGA
- a CDS encoding Yip1 family protein produces the protein MIHHVVGLFTHPDQEWREIRGDKEESIGHMYLTHTLILAAIPAVSAFIGTTQVGWVIGNRSPVMLTQESALWMTLMSYAAMLGGVAVMGAFIHWMARTYDANPSMARCVAFATYTATPLFIGGLAALYPHMWLGMVVGTAAICYTVYLLYVGVPTFMSIDPDEGFLFSSSILAVGLVVLVAIMAFTVIVWGLGVGPIYTN, from the coding sequence ATGATCCATCACGTCGTGGGGCTGTTTACCCATCCCGACCAGGAATGGCGGGAAATTCGTGGCGATAAAGAAGAAAGCATCGGCCACATGTACCTCACTCACACCCTGATTCTCGCGGCGATCCCCGCCGTATCGGCTTTTATCGGCACCACCCAGGTCGGCTGGGTCATCGGCAACCGCTCCCCGGTCATGCTGACCCAGGAAAGTGCGCTGTGGATGACTCTCATGTCCTACGCGGCCATGCTCGGCGGCGTGGCAGTGATGGGCGCGTTCATCCACTGGATGGCCCGCACCTACGACGCCAACCCCAGCATGGCGCGGTGCGTGGCGTTTGCCACCTATACCGCGACACCTCTGTTTATCGGCGGGCTGGCGGCGCTCTACCCGCATATGTGGCTGGGCATGGTGGTGGGCACTGCGGCGATCTGCTACACGGTGTACCTGCTGTATGTCGGCGTACCGACCTTCATGAGCATCGATCCGGATGAAGGCTTCCTGTTTTCCAGTTCGATACTGGCCGTAGGGCTGGTGGTGCTGGTGGCGATCATGGCGTTTACCGTGATCGTCTGGGGCCTGGGCGTGGGGCCGATCTACACGAACTGA